The DNA window CTTCGTCAATAGCCGGGACTGAAGCAACGTCTTTACCTTCTACGATCCCTTTACCTACAACCTTATTGGCCTGTAAGTTTTGCAATGGGTTACTATCCCCTTGCAATGACGAGGCTGGCATATAATTGCCGCCATTATTCGACAATTGCTTAACAATCACATCCGCTAAACCCATACTGCCTGATTGGCTCATATCCGCTGCCATTTGCTTATCTTGCATATCACGATAAAACTGGGTGTAGTTGTTATTCATTGGACTTTCGGTTTCAAATGCGGCATTCGCGTCACGCATGCTTTTCATCAGCATATTGGTAAACAAAGACTCAAACTGCTTTGCGACTTCTTTCAATGCAGCTTCATCATTATTCAGCGCACTTTTACGCAAAGAATCCAGATTATGCGTATCTAAGACGTTACTGCTTACATTTGTTTTAAATGAATTATCCATACCCAGCCCGTTACTATTTTCGATAGTTATTATTTTTCAGTTAGTTATTCATATTTTTAAATTAATATTTAAACACCACTGCCATTTATTTGGCATAAATTAAAATAAAACAAAATCAACAACTTAAATAAAAACAATAAATTAACTTCAACCTTATATATAACATAGCAATTCTTAGACCAACTTCGACAATGAAACAAAATATATAAAAAAGCGCGATACCCAATCACGGATATCGCGCTTATAAATAAGTCATAACAGTACTGAATTAACTAAACGTCATTAAATGATAATTAACTGCCCATCTAATGCACCAGCATCTTTTAGCGCTTCTAAAATTGACATTAAATCACCCGGTGCAATACCGACTTGATTAACAGCGCGGATCAAATCATCGAGTGTCGCCCCCGCATCAAGCTTAAACATTCGCGCATCTTCCTGGGTGACATTAATCGTCGATTTATTAGTTACCACTGTTTCACCATTAGCAAAAGCGTTGGGTTGTGAGACTTCTTGGGTTTCATTAATGGTAACCGTTAATCCACCGTGAGTGATTGCAGCTGGTTTTAGCCTGACATTTTGACCAATAACAATGGTACCAGTACGTGAATTAACAATAATTTTTGCCGATTCATCTGCCATTTTTAATTCAAGATTTTCTAATGTCGCTAAATAAGCAACACGCTGGGAAATATCACGAGGAGCAAGAACGCGTACTGACGTCGCGTCCATTGGATAAGCTGTATTAGGACCGACAAGATTATTAATTGAGTCAGCAAGACGTTTCGCGTTAGAGAAATCGCCACGGTGTAAATTAAATGTGAGAAAATCACCATCGCCAAATGGATTAGCGACTTCCTTTTCAACAATAGCACCACTGCTGATACGACCGACGGTAGGCGTATTAATTATCACCTTTGAACCATCTTTCCCCTCGACACCAAGGCCACCTACAACAAGACTACCTTGCGCTAACGCATACACTTGTCCATCAGCACCTTTCAGGAAGGTCTGCAATAATAAACCACCGCGTAAACTTTTCGCTTCACCAATAGCAGCAACCGTTACATCAATCGTTTGACCAGGTTTCGTGAATGCGGGTAATACCGCACTCACCGCAACGGCTGCGACATTTTTAATTTTAACTTTCGCACCTTCAGGCATAGTGATGCCAAAATTATTCAACATGGTTTTAAAGCTTTGCGCTGAAAACGCATTACTTTTTTCACCAGTGCCAGGTAAACCGACCACTAAACCATAACCGATTAATTGGTTATCACGAACCCCTTGCACAGAACTTATATCTTTAATTCGCGCTGCATGTGCAGTATTGATCGTGACAACAAAAAAGCTTAACAAGACAATGCTCATGCCGAATAAAAAATGTTGTCGTTTAATCCGAGTTGATAGTTTCATCTAAATAACCTGTGCTATAAGAATTATCATTATTTTGGTTTATACAGCTTACTGCCAAAATTATGACAACCGCTAAATAATGGGCGTTATAGAGCTAAAAGCAATTCTCATACCAAGATGTTATTTACAGATTGATTCAAATTAGAAAGGCCATTTATTACCATTCAGGAATTTAGTTGCCCAGCCTTGTACCTGCGCTTCTCCCAAATCATCAATTGCGCCATATTGGATACGCGCATTCGCGATCAAAGAAGAATCGACTTTATTATCAGCGTCCACATCTTGCGGACGTAATAAGCCAGTAAGACGAATATACTCACTCCCATTATTCAGCATGAGCCACTTCTCACCACGAATAACTAAGTTATTATTAGGTAGCACACGCACAACGGTAACAGAGATATTACCTTCTAAGCTGTTACTCTGATCGGCAGAACCATTTCCAGAAAAAGAACTCTTTTGGTTTAAACTACCTTCAATCGTATAACCGCCAATAACCACCTCTTCACCACCAAGATTAACTGGGTCTAATTCAAACGAATTATCTTTACCTAAGTTTGAGCTGGCTTTCTTTTTAGCACTTGTTGACTCAGTCAATGTGACCGTAATAATGTCACCGACACGGCGCGCTTTAATATCCGAAAAAATATTATTATTGTATTGCGAGTTAAATAACGATCCCGTTACTTTCGCTTGTACTGGATTATCATCAGGTACAATCGGTGCATAATCAGGCGAGTCTTGCTGTGGCGTTTCATTCACATCTGCAGGTTCTTTCGCATCTTCGGTTTTTGTCGCGTCTTGATTTTTAGTGACTATGTTTTCTTTTACTTTAATTAAAGATGCACAACCCGTTAGCTGGATAAAAACAAACAGAGCAAGGATAAAATTACGCATTATAATTCTCGATGTTATTAATTAATGTTTAACGACTAACCGCTAAATTATAGCTGTTGATTGGTGTAACTTAACATTTCATCAACTGCTGAGATTACTTTCGAATTCATCTCGTATACACGTTGGCTTTCAATCAGATTTACTAATTCTTCCGTCACGTTTACATTCGATGTTTCGATCGCACCTTGCACTAATTTCCCCAGACCTTCATTACTTGGAAGACCTTGTACCGGGTCACCACTGGCACCCGTTTGAATATACATATTTTGTCCAATTGGCTGTAAACCACCAGGGTTAACAAAGTCCGAAATATTAATTTGTCCAACGGTTTGATTATTTGTCTGACCCGGTAAACTTACGGAGATCTCGCCATCTTCCGAGACGGTAATAGTTTGTGCGTCAGCAGGTATTTGGATCTGCGGTTGCAATGGATATCCCGTACCCGGTGTTACGATAATCCCTTCATCATTTAAGGTAAATTGACCGTTACGGGTATATGACGTAGTACCATCTGGCATTTCAATTTCGAAAAAACCACGGCCACTGACCATTAAATCCAGAGAGTTATCAGTCGTTAGCATATTGCCTTGAGAATGATCCTTTTGGGTCGCAACAACCCGTGCACCCGAACCAACCATTAACCCAGACGGTAATTTGGTATTTTGCGAAGATTGACCACCCGGCTGATTTATCGCTTGGTACAGCAGATCTTCAAAGATAGCACGCTCTTTCTTAAAACCAACCGTACTGGCATTGGCTAAGTTATTTGAAATCGTTGAGATATTCATTTGCTGTGCTTCTAAGCCGGTTTTACTTATCCATAATGCAGGATTCATAACATTTCCTCGTCTAATTTATATTTTGTGTGGACTCATCAATGAACAATTAACTCACGCGTAATAGTGAATCTGATGCTTTGTCATTTTCTTCTGCTGTTTTCATCATTTTTATCTGCATTTCAAATTGACGTTGCAAATTAATCATTCCGGTGAGTTCACCAACAGCACTAACATTACTGGTTTCTAACGCACCGCCTGCTACTTGGACATTTAAATCAACGGCAGCTGGCATACCATCAGCTTGTCGAAACATGCCATCATAGCCTTTAACTAAATTTCGAACGTCGGGATTAACTAGCTTTAATTGGTCGACTTCTTCCAATGCATTTGCCGGAGCCCCCTGAGGACGAACCTCGATACGACCATCAGCATGGATTTTTATTTGTTCAACGGGTACAGGGATCACGATAGGACCGTTTTCACCAAGTACAGGACGGCCTGATGATGTCAATAATTCACCAGTCGGACTCATGTGCAAACTGCCCCCACGGGTATAGCTTTCCTGATTCTTATCATCCAGCACACTTAACCAACCATCACCTTGGATCGCAACATCAAGTGCATTACCCGTTTGTTGTAGCCCCCCACCAGTAAAATCTTGTCCTGGACTTTCAGTAATAGCAAATACACGGGTTGGTAGGCCTTCACCAAAAGCTTGCATTGAACGCGCTTGTTCAAAATCAGCCTTAAAACCATGTGTATTCACATTGGCGATATTATTGGCACGAACAGCCAATGCATTCATATTTTCTTTGGCTCCCGACATCGAGATATAAAGCATATTGTCCATTCGTCAATCCTCTGTCACTTTTCGTTGAAATCGTTAATTACCCGTTGAGTACCAGTAATAAAGCAATTAAAGTGCCAAAATGAAAAAGCCACCCTAAATAGGATGGCTTTTTATCAAAAAAATGTGCACGGGTATTGCTTAAACGATGTTTAAGCCCGCTTGTTATAAGGCTTAACAGCCCGTTACATTAACGGATCTGTAATACCGTATCTTGCAGTTTAGAATTCACTTCTAGCGTTCTTGAGTTAGCCTGATAATTACGCTGTGCCGTAATTAAGTCAACAAGTTCACTCGTCAAGTTTACGTTAGACTGTTCTAGTGCCGATGAATTAATTTTACCAAAGGTGCCAGAGTTGGCTTCGCCAGCAATCGCATTACCCGAAAGTTGTGATGCACGCCAACCCGTATCACCCGTCTGGCTCAAACCTTGCTCATTGGCAAACTTTGCCATCGCAATCATACCCAACTTGTCATTACGACCATTACTGTAACTCGCCGCAACCATACCATCCGGGCCAATATCAATCCCCGTTAATCGGCCCACTGTCGCCCCGTCTTGCTCAAGCTTAGAAACTTCAAACGCAGACGCAAACTGAGTCGGGTTATTAATATTAAGGTTAATCGCCTGAGTCGTATCCGCACCATTGCTTAAAATAGCCCCTAGTGGCACGGTCGTTGCTATAGCAGGGAGTTGCTGTTGCAATAGTCCTGATGAATCAAACGTCATTCGCATGGCCGCTGGTTTTACTGGTGTTCCCGGTGCAGCTGCAATAGCCTGACCACCAACAATATCAATAGGCTGATCATCCACATAGTTAAATTCTAACCAAGAATTTGGTGGGGCACCCGCTGAGCCATCTTTTATATAATAAGTTGATAAAGTATGTGACTCACCTAAT is part of the Moritella viscosa genome and encodes:
- the flgI gene encoding flagellar P-ring protein 2 precursor (basal body P-ring protein 2), with the protein product MKLSTRIKRQHFLFGMSIVLLSFFVVTINTAHAARIKDISSVQGVRDNQLIGYGLVVGLPGTGEKSNAFSAQSFKTMLNNFGITMPEGAKVKIKNVAAVAVSAVLPAFTKPGQTIDVTVAAIGEAKSLRGGLLLQTFLKGADGQVYALAQGSLVVGGLGVEGKDGSKVIINTPTVGRISSGAIVEKEVANPFGDGDFLTFNLHRGDFSNAKRLADSINNLVGPNTAYPMDATSVRVLAPRDISQRVAYLATLENLELKMADESAKIIVNSRTGTIVIGQNVRLKPAAITHGGLTVTINETQEVSQPNAFANGETVVTNKSTINVTQEDARMFKLDAGATLDDLIRAVNQVGIAPGDLMSILEALKDAGALDGQLIII
- the flgH gene encoding flagellar L-ring protein 1 precursor (basal body L-ring protein 1) — protein: MRNFILALFVFIQLTGCASLIKVKENIVTKNQDATKTEDAKEPADVNETPQQDSPDYAPIVPDDNPVQAKVTGSLFNSQYNNNIFSDIKARRVGDIITVTLTESTSAKKKASSNLGKDNSFELDPVNLGGEEVVIGGYTIEGSLNQKSSFSGNGSADQSNSLEGNISVTVVRVLPNNNLVIRGEKWLMLNNGSEYIRLTGLLRPQDVDADNKVDSSLIANARIQYGAIDDLGEAQVQGWATKFLNGNKWPF
- the flgG gene encoding flagellar basal-body rod protein FlgG (distal rod protein); the protein is MNPALWISKTGLEAQQMNISTISNNLANASTVGFKKERAIFEDLLYQAINQPGGQSSQNTKLPSGLMVGSGARVVATQKDHSQGNMLTTDNSLDLMVSGRGFFEIEMPDGTTSYTRNGQFTLNDEGIIVTPGTGYPLQPQIQIPADAQTITVSEDGEISVSLPGQTNNQTVGQINISDFVNPGGLQPIGQNMYIQTGASGDPVQGLPSNEGLGKLVQGAIETSNVNVTEELVNLIESQRVYEMNSKVISAVDEMLSYTNQQL
- the flgF gene encoding flagellar basal-body rod protein FlgF; the encoded protein is MDNMLYISMSGAKENMNALAVRANNIANVNTHGFKADFEQARSMQAFGEGLPTRVFAITESPGQDFTGGGLQQTGNALDVAIQGDGWLSVLDDKNQESYTRGGSLHMSPTGELLTSSGRPVLGENGPIVIPVPVEQIKIHADGRIEVRPQGAPANALEEVDQLKLVNPDVRNLVKGYDGMFRQADGMPAAVDLNVQVAGGALETSNVSAVGELTGMINLQRQFEMQIKMMKTAEENDKASDSLLRVS
- the flgE gene encoding flagellar hook protein FlgE → MSFNIALSGINAAQKDLNTTANNIANVNTTGFKESRAEFGDVYATSIFSNAKTSVGNGVATAHVAQQFQQGSLNFTENSLDLAINGNGFFVMSDGLESMDRNYTRAGAFKLDANSFVTNSAGNYLQVYDVNDDGSPKAVSMASTKPLQIPDTAGVPESTDNVDMTMNLPATSPGLDPLQFDPADSGTYTSATSVSIYDSLGESHTLSTYYIKDGSAGAPPNSWLEFNYVDDQPIDIVGGQAIAAAPGTPVKPAAMRMTFDSSGLLQQQLPAIATTVPLGAILSNGADTTQAINLNINNPTQFASAFEVSKLEQDGATVGRLTGIDIGPDGMVAASYSNGRNDKLGMIAMAKFANEQGLSQTGDTGWRASQLSGNAIAGEANSGTFGKINSSALEQSNVNLTSELVDLITAQRNYQANSRTLEVNSKLQDTVLQIR